The following are encoded together in the Bacillus carboniphilus genome:
- a CDS encoding VUT family protein — protein sequence MRIFFYLSVIVLANIVTAKFAPLEWGLFIIPWGSFLIGATFILRDIVQNKYGKKKTYMFIALALALSAVSSYLLGDTLWIVFASAVSFAISETTDTEIYSRLKASLQVRVLFSGIVGGLLDSAIFVIVGLSPLGAGFVPWEFVWMAILGQVIIKTIMQFLGVMVLSFTSVVKNEFAS from the coding sequence ATGAGAATCTTTTTCTATTTAAGTGTGATTGTGTTAGCGAACATTGTCACGGCTAAATTTGCCCCGCTTGAATGGGGACTTTTTATCATTCCATGGGGATCATTCTTAATTGGAGCAACCTTCATTCTACGAGATATCGTTCAGAATAAGTACGGCAAGAAGAAAACGTACATGTTTATTGCATTGGCGCTGGCGTTGTCGGCAGTTTCTAGTTATCTATTAGGTGATACACTTTGGATTGTGTTTGCAAGTGCTGTGAGTTTTGCGATTTCTGAAACCACAGATACGGAAATTTACTCTCGTTTGAAGGCATCTCTTCAGGTAAGAGTGCTATTTAGTGGAATTGTTGGCGGATTATTAGACTCTGCAATCTTCGTAATCGTCGGTCTTTCCCCTCTTGGCGCAGGTTTTGTGCCTTGGGAGTTTGTATGGATGGCGATTTTAGGGCAAGTAATTATTAAGACGATCATGCAGTTCCTTGGTGTGATGGTGTTGAGTTTTACGAGTGTTGTGAAGAATGAGTTTGCGAGCTAA
- a CDS encoding NUDIX hydrolase, with amino-acid sequence MTTPKHIVSAAAIVLNENNELLLVKSPLRGWEMPGGQVEEGESIKQAAIRETKEESGIDIEVTKFCGIFQNVNRSICNTLFLGKPIGGKPTNSFESLEVGFFPIKEALEMITLPNFRQRIEYCLNEDLHPFFIEF; translated from the coding sequence ATGACAACACCAAAACATATTGTTTCAGCTGCTGCCATTGTTTTAAACGAAAATAATGAATTATTGCTTGTTAAAAGTCCACTTAGAGGATGGGAGATGCCAGGAGGACAAGTTGAAGAAGGAGAATCTATTAAGCAAGCAGCTATAAGAGAAACAAAGGAAGAATCAGGTATTGATATCGAAGTAACTAAGTTTTGTGGGATTTTTCAAAACGTAAATCGGTCAATCTGTAATACTTTGTTTCTAGGAAAACCAATCGGTGGAAAACCTACAAATAGTTTTGAAAGTCTAGAAGTTGGATTCTTTCCTATAAAGGAAGCATTAGAAATGATAACTTTGCCAAACTTCAGGCAAAGAATTGAATATTGTTTAAATGAAGACCTCCATCCGTTTTTTATAGAGTTTTGA
- a CDS encoding DeoR/GlpR family DNA-binding transcription regulator, whose translation MDQKYFVDERRNKIIEILNKKRRVKTKELAAYFSVTEDLIRKDFNFLEKKGLITKVYGGGILKTKMSEVTPFQEKMNDHNLQFAREASKLIEDGDTIFIESSSFTDPIFGCLDTFNNLTIVTNSFHATSLSNKTHKVIHTGGVIHPEDRGSYGRIATLCVEQFYFDKCFLSLTGLTPDWKVTAVIDDDVTLKQAALKHSKKSIMLISWDKFHRHGIYHVCSLEEIDTIVSDVDDQEVISNLKSKNINLVPVSL comes from the coding sequence ATGGATCAAAAATATTTCGTTGATGAAAGAAGAAATAAGATTATCGAAATTTTAAATAAGAAGAGGAGGGTAAAGACGAAAGAACTTGCAGCCTATTTCTCGGTTACTGAAGATTTGATCAGAAAGGATTTTAATTTTTTAGAAAAGAAAGGGCTTATTACGAAAGTATATGGTGGAGGTATCTTGAAAACGAAGATGTCTGAAGTCACACCATTTCAAGAAAAAATGAACGATCACAATTTGCAGTTTGCAAGAGAAGCTTCGAAACTTATTGAAGATGGAGATACTATTTTTATAGAATCATCTTCTTTTACTGATCCCATTTTTGGTTGTTTGGACACATTCAATAACTTAACCATTGTAACTAACTCATTTCACGCTACATCTCTATCAAATAAAACCCATAAAGTGATTCATACAGGAGGTGTCATTCATCCTGAAGATAGGGGCTCCTATGGACGTATTGCCACACTTTGCGTGGAGCAATTTTACTTTGATAAGTGCTTTTTGTCTTTAACAGGGTTAACACCAGATTGGAAAGTCACAGCAGTCATAGATGATGATGTGACCTTAAAACAAGCTGCTTTAAAACATTCCAAAAAATCGATCATGTTGATTTCCTGGGATAAATTTCATCGTCATGGAATCTATCATGTTTGTTCGTTAGAAGAGATAGACACGATTGTATCGGATGTGGATGATCAGGAAGTTATTTCAAATCTTAAATCCAAGAATATTAATTTGGTACCGGTTTCTTTGTAA
- a CDS encoding CBO0543 family protein: MNFDYYVLTGIWIVFPIILWKAVPRNRIREAIAAFLFFQMLTWLFSISLTFAGLLEAPVRFFKKATDINFTMEYMVFPTIGTIFQLRFPSQANYIKRVIHYLCYVGIILAFMFLVGTFTNIMTVKMDNLVRSFFNFIIELWLLRRYVLWTIKPQENSRIDTYAN, translated from the coding sequence ATGAATTTCGACTATTATGTTTTAACAGGTATTTGGATTGTGTTTCCTATAATACTTTGGAAAGCAGTACCTCGAAATCGTATACGCGAAGCTATTGCCGCATTTTTATTCTTTCAAATGTTAACATGGTTATTTAGTATAAGCCTAACGTTTGCCGGCTTACTGGAAGCCCCTGTACGTTTTTTTAAAAAAGCAACCGATATAAATTTTACAATGGAATACATGGTTTTTCCCACAATAGGTACGATATTTCAGTTACGATTTCCTTCACAGGCTAATTACATAAAACGGGTAATCCACTATTTATGTTACGTTGGCATCATTTTAGCTTTTATGTTTCTGGTTGGAACCTTTACAAACATTATGACTGTTAAGATGGATAACCTCGTCAGAAGTTTCTTTAATTTTATAATTGAATTATGGTTATTACGGCGTTATGTATTGTGGACTATCAAGCCACAAGAAAATAGTAGGATAGATACATATGCAAATTGA
- a CDS encoding CBO0543 family protein, producing the protein MSLAYIPKSKWREASLAFSFQQCITWFLGLLVVELNLIEYPVRELAKVNRTSFLFEFIQYPIVSSFYCIYYPLNRTLRVRILYTSTFCTALVIPEILFEKYTDLISYVHWEWYVSWLSIYISLTILWYFYKWYFRLEE; encoded by the coding sequence ATGTCTTTAGCCTATATACCCAAATCAAAATGGAGAGAGGCTAGTCTCGCATTTTCGTTCCAACAATGTATTACCTGGTTTCTGGGCTTACTAGTTGTCGAGTTAAATCTCATAGAATACCCTGTAAGGGAGCTCGCAAAAGTGAATCGCACGAGCTTCTTATTTGAATTCATTCAATATCCCATCGTAAGTAGTTTCTACTGCATCTATTACCCACTTAACAGGACTCTAAGGGTTAGGATTTTATATACCAGTACCTTTTGTACTGCTCTAGTCATCCCGGAAATCCTATTCGAAAAATATACAGACTTAATTTCATATGTACACTGGGAATGGTATGTATCATGGTTATCTATATACATATCCTTAACAATCCTGTGGTACTTCTATAAATGGTATTTCAGGTTGGAGGAATGA
- a CDS encoding manganese efflux pump MntP family protein, translated as MNVGTILMVSIGLAMDAFAVSITSGVVLKKKFNIKTLLKIGLFFTFFQALMPLIGWGLGSRFSIYIKNFDHWVAFVLLLLIGIKMVYDSIAEEDEKTLNPADNRVLLFLSLATSIDALAVGVSFAFLDISILFAVFSIGVVTFVLTIVGILLGKISGDRLKKKAELFGGIVLALIGTKILLEHLHIF; from the coding sequence ATGAATGTTGGAACAATACTAATGGTTTCCATTGGGTTAGCAATGGATGCTTTTGCTGTTTCTATTACAAGTGGGGTTGTACTAAAAAAGAAATTTAATATCAAAACTCTATTAAAAATAGGTTTGTTCTTTACTTTTTTTCAGGCACTTATGCCTCTTATAGGATGGGGATTAGGTAGTAGATTTAGCATTTACATAAAGAATTTCGATCATTGGGTAGCTTTTGTCCTATTATTACTGATTGGTATTAAAATGGTTTATGATTCAATTGCTGAAGAAGATGAAAAAACATTAAATCCAGCAGATAATCGGGTGTTGTTGTTTCTTTCCTTGGCAACAAGTATTGATGCCTTAGCGGTTGGGGTCAGCTTCGCCTTTTTAGACATTTCCATCTTATTTGCTGTCTTTAGTATTGGGGTAGTAACGTTTGTCCTAACGATTGTAGGGATTTTATTAGGTAAGATAAGTGGAGATCGATTAAAGAAAAAGGCAGAACTTTTTGGTGGCATTGTCCTCGCATTAATCGGTACTAAAATATTACTCGAGCATCTTCATATATTTTAA
- a CDS encoding NUDIX hydrolase has product MDVVFKTEQAVFNYRVVGVLIQDGHVLIHRAVNDSTWSLPGGRVAIAEDSKASLKREFIEELDVNIKIDKLLWVVENFFTYDDRKFHEIGFYYSIELDGDNTGFDQQPFHGVEGERLIYQWVPIEQLESVPLYPEFLRTALKNVPEQTGHLVVKQ; this is encoded by the coding sequence ATGGACGTGGTATTTAAAACAGAACAAGCGGTCTTCAATTACAGAGTAGTAGGAGTTTTGATTCAAGATGGACATGTTCTCATACATAGGGCGGTGAATGATAGCACTTGGTCTCTTCCAGGAGGCAGAGTGGCTATAGCTGAGGATTCAAAAGCAAGTTTAAAAAGAGAATTCATCGAAGAACTAGATGTGAATATTAAAATTGATAAATTACTCTGGGTAGTAGAGAACTTTTTTACTTATGACGATAGGAAATTTCATGAGATAGGGTTCTATTACTCTATTGAATTGGATGGAGACAATACGGGGTTTGATCAACAGCCATTCCATGGGGTTGAGGGAGAAAGGTTGATCTACCAATGGGTGCCGATTGAGCAACTGGAAAGTGTACCCTTATACCCTGAGTTTTTAAGAACGGCATTAAAGAATGTACCTGAACAAACCGGGCATCTTGTTGTGAAGCAATAG
- a CDS encoding GNAT family N-acetyltransferase gives MIHIYKANSTHVDGISKVCTDANWATYSGIYTKEYLEKIIQEYYNPERIQSEVSSSSKGWGGYFVAIEDDEVVGAGGGGLISDTAGEIYVLYLSPDRRNEGIGSLLLDTITTQQKEFGATEQWISVQKGNQKGIPFYEAKGFEFQYEEEEDGYTSCRYKREI, from the coding sequence ATGATACATATTTATAAGGCAAACTCTACCCATGTTGATGGGATATCAAAAGTCTGTACGGACGCAAATTGGGCAACATATAGCGGCATTTATACAAAAGAATACTTAGAAAAAATCATCCAAGAATACTACAATCCCGAAAGAATACAATCAGAGGTTTCCAGTTCATCGAAAGGCTGGGGCGGATACTTTGTTGCTATAGAAGATGATGAAGTGGTCGGTGCTGGCGGTGGCGGTTTGATTAGTGATACAGCGGGGGAGATATATGTTCTGTATTTAAGCCCTGACCGCCGAAATGAAGGGATTGGTAGCCTCTTACTTGATACCATTACAACGCAGCAGAAAGAATTCGGTGCAACGGAACAGTGGATCTCCGTACAAAAAGGAAACCAAAAAGGCATTCCTTTTTATGAAGCCAAGGGTTTCGAGTTCCAATATGAAGAAGAGGAAGATGGTTATACTTCCTGTAGATATAAAAGAGAAATTTAG
- a CDS encoding DUF3231 family protein, producing the protein MTPFRPIIVSTDKTSPHSKLTSAEMGKLWATYMGNSMAECILNYYLQHVEDEDIKTLLENALDLSVEFVKRIEEIFQKENFAIPQGFGDEDVNLGAPRLFEDEFYVHYLKYTAKAGLSIYNVAIPLVTRSDVREFYEYCMKQTMKLMEQIVDILMAKGYIIKPPIIPTPDKVEFVEESFMNGIFNQRPLHALEIAHFYDNIENNVTSKALIMAFSQVAKDDKIRDLFIKGRDLTEINIKRYVQKLNEENLPAPSYLDHLVKPSTFSPFSDKLMLHHKMDMFAMKVRAFGNSVAVSGRNDIGFQYIKSLLKIQGFVNDAAKIYIEKGWMEQPPYAIDRDRLVSD; encoded by the coding sequence ATGACACCGTTTAGACCGATTATTGTTAGTACGGATAAGACGAGTCCGCATAGTAAACTTACTTCCGCTGAAATGGGAAAGCTTTGGGCTACTTATATGGGAAACAGTATGGCTGAATGCATTTTGAATTACTATCTTCAGCATGTTGAAGATGAGGATATAAAGACATTACTTGAAAATGCATTGGATCTCAGCGTTGAGTTTGTAAAAAGGATTGAGGAGATTTTTCAAAAGGAGAACTTTGCGATTCCTCAAGGCTTTGGTGATGAGGATGTGAATTTGGGTGCTCCCCGTTTGTTTGAGGATGAATTTTACGTTCACTATTTGAAATATACAGCAAAAGCGGGATTAAGCATTTATAACGTAGCCATTCCTTTAGTGACACGATCAGATGTAAGGGAATTTTATGAATATTGTATGAAGCAAACCATGAAATTGATGGAGCAAATTGTGGATATATTGATGGCTAAAGGGTATATCATTAAGCCACCCATTATTCCGACTCCGGACAAGGTAGAGTTTGTTGAAGAGAGTTTTATGAATGGGATATTTAATCAAAGGCCCCTTCATGCTCTGGAAATTGCTCATTTTTACGATAATATTGAGAACAATGTGACGAGTAAGGCCCTTATAATGGCATTTAGTCAGGTGGCTAAGGATGACAAGATTCGGGATCTATTTATCAAGGGAAGAGACCTTACAGAAATCAATATTAAACGATATGTCCAAAAATTAAATGAAGAAAATTTACCTGCTCCTTCCTACCTTGATCACTTAGTAAAACCATCAACTTTTTCACCGTTTTCTGATAAGCTAATGCTCCACCATAAAATGGATATGTTCGCTATGAAAGTCAGGGCATTTGGAAATTCAGTAGCGGTCAGCGGTAGAAATGACATCGGATTTCAATATATAAAATCGTTACTAAAAATACAGGGCTTCGTGAACGACGCAGCAAAAATATACATAGAAAAAGGCTGGATGGAGCAACCCCCATACGCCATCGACCGAGACAGGTTGGTATCTGATTAG
- a CDS encoding DUF3231 family protein encodes MILTNPISSSEVGTLWLTYQEKTMIMRILEYFIEKSEDEQGRNILGGLWQELNFYVLEMEKLFQDQGMSKPIGFLKEDVNIEAPKLFDNGFDIMFLRLLKEVSMGMYTINMNMSYNAKVMQIYEGLTLVTQKIYKLATLYLLERGILTLPPKVTMPKKNEFIESKSYMSGFNPFGDKRALNDIEIGILHHTVEVNNIGLQLITGFAQCAQNKEVKQYFLKGMELAKKQIKVAEEILLESGVQFSATSGGTVTTSTVAPFTDKLMMHCIYLLNGFGLVANGFGTFFSMRNDISVKNTLIAKDVYFYGQEGINIKIKNGWFEEPPQMEDRSKIIKKGHE; translated from the coding sequence TTGATTTTAACGAATCCCATTAGTTCGTCGGAAGTTGGAACTTTGTGGCTTACATATCAAGAAAAGACGATGATCATGAGAATTTTAGAATATTTCATAGAGAAGTCTGAGGACGAACAAGGCCGTAATATTTTGGGCGGGTTATGGCAGGAGCTCAATTTTTATGTTTTAGAAATGGAAAAGCTGTTTCAGGATCAGGGGATGTCTAAGCCCATTGGATTCTTGAAAGAAGATGTGAATATAGAGGCCCCTAAGCTGTTTGATAATGGCTTTGATATTATGTTTCTCCGCTTGTTGAAAGAAGTGAGCATGGGGATGTATACGATTAACATGAACATGTCCTATAACGCTAAGGTCATGCAAATATATGAGGGGCTTACATTGGTCACACAAAAAATTTATAAGCTTGCCACTCTTTATCTGCTTGAAAGAGGGATTCTTACTCTCCCTCCAAAAGTAACGATGCCGAAGAAAAACGAATTTATTGAAAGTAAAAGCTACATGTCGGGATTTAATCCATTTGGTGATAAGCGAGCCTTAAACGATATTGAAATCGGAATTCTCCATCATACCGTCGAAGTCAATAATATTGGACTACAACTCATCACCGGTTTCGCGCAATGTGCCCAAAACAAAGAGGTTAAACAATATTTTTTAAAGGGTATGGAGCTTGCTAAAAAACAAATAAAGGTAGCAGAAGAAATCCTTTTAGAAAGTGGTGTTCAATTTTCTGCTACGTCTGGAGGTACAGTGACAACTTCAACAGTAGCTCCCTTTACGGATAAACTCATGATGCATTGCATCTATTTATTAAACGGATTTGGTCTTGTTGCCAACGGTTTTGGAACCTTTTTTAGTATGCGAAATGATATATCCGTTAAAAATACACTTATTGCAAAAGACGTGTACTTTTACGGTCAGGAAGGGATAAATATTAAGATAAAAAATGGCTGGTTTGAAGAACCACCACAAATGGAAGACCGATCCAAGATAATTAAAAAAGGACATGAATAA
- a CDS encoding bifunctional 5,10-methylenetetrahydrofolate dehydrogenase/5,10-methenyltetrahydrofolate cyclohydrolase produces MVKKLILDGNVVAQEMKEDLKGRVESLKRNGVTPCLATILVGNDPSSETYVKMKGNACKRIGMKSIRVHLPEETTTEELLVKIEKLNNDPFVHGILLQHPVPSHIDERKAFETIAIEKDVDGVTSAGYGQTALGFGEYPSCTPAAIMKIIEFYGIEVEGKHAVVVGRSPILGKPVSALLLNENATVTTCHSKTTNLAEILKQADIVVAAVGKPNFIQGDWIKEGAVVLDAGYNKGNIGDIDYNACYEKASAITPVPGGVGPVTIATLLKQTVESAERDMRDRNRVPQFRQA; encoded by the coding sequence ATTGTGAAGAAGCTTATTTTAGATGGAAATGTAGTAGCTCAAGAGATGAAGGAAGACTTGAAGGGTAGAGTGGAATCATTAAAAAGGAATGGTGTGACACCATGTCTCGCTACCATTTTAGTGGGAAATGACCCTTCCTCGGAAACCTATGTGAAAATGAAAGGAAATGCCTGTAAGCGAATTGGAATGAAGTCGATTCGTGTGCATCTGCCAGAAGAGACGACGACAGAAGAATTGCTCGTAAAGATTGAAAAATTAAATAACGACCCATTTGTTCATGGAATTTTGCTTCAGCATCCGGTTCCATCACATATCGATGAGCGTAAAGCTTTTGAAACCATCGCCATTGAAAAAGATGTAGATGGTGTAACGAGTGCAGGGTATGGGCAAACAGCGTTAGGATTTGGTGAGTATCCATCATGTACGCCTGCTGCCATCATGAAAATCATTGAATTTTATGGGATTGAGGTAGAAGGAAAGCATGCAGTCGTCGTAGGAAGAAGCCCAATCTTAGGTAAACCGGTATCGGCGCTCCTACTTAACGAAAATGCGACCGTCACCACTTGTCATTCCAAAACGACTAACTTAGCTGAAATCCTAAAACAAGCCGATATTGTAGTAGCGGCCGTAGGGAAACCAAACTTCATCCAAGGAGATTGGATTAAAGAAGGGGCAGTCGTACTAGATGCGGGCTACAACAAAGGAAACATCGGTGATATCGACTATAATGCCTGCTACGAAAAAGCATCAGCCATCACCCCAGTACCAGGAGGAGTTGGCCCAGTAACCATAGCAACGCTCCTCAAACAAACCGTAGAATCCGCCGAGCGGGACATGAGGGACAGGAACCGTGTCCCACAATTCCGCCAAGCCTAA
- a CDS encoding beta-propeller domain-containing protein: MMKKFIFLLSSVLIFGMVSSFIFTYEVKEEVKASSGTDKKPVQVKELDVVGSFTEFKKMMKSIEDDRGHRMYMETTEELASADEGSAKGMDYSTTNVQVNGVDEADRIKTDGQFIYQIKQNKLVISDVHPAEEMEVVLETTYEDDFYPTELYVDEEQLVVIGSSPFHDLPKAKRAISYDSFYGHSSLKVLVYDLKERHNLELVREVEVEGHYISSRKIGNSLYLVSNKYIDLYRLFNEEETVEEETLMPAFRDSVLGEDTEHIDWNEIQYFPEIDEPNYLIIAGIDLGDLSKPASVSTYLGASQSIYASTDHLYVTKTGYDNDRGESEKIETPDFSTSIYKFKLENGSTTLLAEGEVEGQILNQFSMDEHDGHFRIATTTGQMWREDNVSKNHLFILDENLQKTGEIRDIAPNERIFSVRFMGDRGYMVTFKQVDPLFVFDLKDPSNPVILGKLKIPGYSDYLHPYDENHIIGFGKDAVGATKGDFAYYQGMKMALFDITDVNNPKEKFVEIIGDRGTDSEMLYNHKALLFSKEKDIISFPVNLFELPEGTENREGDAYGEFSFQGAYVYGLDLEEGFTLKKKITHITNEDKVKMGHYPDYEKAVQRIMYIGDTLYTLSNQKIEAHDINSFTKKGELVLP; this comes from the coding sequence ATGATGAAAAAATTTATATTTTTACTGTCTTCTGTATTGATTTTTGGGATGGTCAGTTCTTTTATATTTACATATGAGGTAAAAGAAGAGGTTAAAGCTTCTTCAGGAACTGATAAAAAGCCGGTGCAAGTTAAAGAACTAGATGTTGTCGGTAGTTTTACTGAATTTAAGAAAATGATGAAGTCCATTGAGGATGATAGAGGCCACAGGATGTACATGGAAACTACGGAGGAGCTAGCTTCTGCTGATGAGGGTTCCGCGAAGGGAATGGATTATTCAACCACTAATGTTCAAGTCAATGGAGTAGATGAAGCAGACCGAATTAAAACAGATGGCCAGTTCATATACCAAATCAAACAGAATAAGCTCGTGATTTCGGATGTACATCCTGCTGAAGAGATGGAAGTGGTGCTCGAGACGACCTATGAAGATGATTTTTACCCTACTGAATTGTATGTGGATGAAGAGCAGTTGGTTGTCATTGGGAGTAGCCCGTTTCACGATCTTCCGAAAGCTAAAAGGGCAATAAGTTATGACAGCTTTTACGGTCACTCTTCTCTTAAAGTGCTAGTTTATGACTTAAAGGAACGTCATAATTTGGAGCTGGTTAGAGAAGTTGAAGTAGAAGGGCACTATATTTCCTCTAGAAAAATCGGGAACAGCTTGTATTTAGTTTCAAATAAATATATTGATTTATATCGTTTGTTTAATGAGGAAGAAACGGTAGAGGAAGAAACTTTAATGCCTGCTTTCCGAGACAGTGTGCTTGGGGAAGACACGGAACACATTGATTGGAATGAGATTCAATATTTTCCTGAGATAGATGAGCCTAACTACCTTATTATTGCTGGCATTGATTTAGGTGACCTCAGTAAACCAGCATCCGTTTCCACTTATTTAGGAGCTAGTCAGAGCATTTATGCTTCAACAGACCACTTATATGTGACGAAAACAGGTTACGACAACGACAGAGGTGAATCAGAAAAAATAGAAACTCCTGATTTTTCTACATCTATTTATAAATTCAAATTAGAAAATGGAAGCACTACACTACTGGCTGAAGGTGAAGTAGAAGGGCAAATCCTCAATCAATTTTCAATGGATGAGCACGATGGCCACTTCCGTATTGCTACAACGACAGGCCAAATGTGGAGAGAAGATAATGTATCGAAAAACCATCTATTTATTTTAGATGAAAATCTTCAAAAGACTGGGGAAATAAGAGATATAGCACCAAACGAAAGGATTTTTTCTGTTCGATTCATGGGAGATAGAGGATACATGGTTACGTTTAAACAAGTAGATCCTTTATTCGTCTTTGATTTAAAAGATCCAAGTAATCCTGTGATTCTTGGAAAACTAAAAATTCCTGGTTACAGTGACTATTTACACCCATATGATGAAAACCATATTATTGGGTTTGGGAAAGACGCAGTAGGTGCCACTAAAGGGGACTTTGCCTATTATCAAGGCATGAAAATGGCCCTATTTGATATTACGGATGTGAACAATCCGAAAGAAAAATTTGTAGAGATTATTGGAGATAGAGGAACAGACTCAGAAATGCTGTACAATCATAAAGCTTTACTCTTCTCCAAAGAGAAAGATATCATTTCTTTCCCTGTGAACCTTTTTGAATTACCGGAAGGAACGGAAAACAGAGAAGGAGACGCATATGGGGAGTTTTCCTTCCAAGGTGCGTATGTATATGGGTTGGACCTGGAAGAAGGTTTTACACTTAAAAAGAAAATCACACATATAACAAATGAAGACAAAGTTAAAATGGGTCACTATCCAGATTACGAAAAAGCTGTGCAGCGGATTATGTATATAGGGGATACGCTCTATACACTGTCGAATCAAAAAATCGAAGCTCATGATATAAATAGCTTTACTAAAAAAGGTGAACTTGTACTTCCATAG
- a CDS encoding spore germination protein, producing the protein MTVHQNKSNILDYEKIKFKLNESPDLMCRKLEVEGDCIHIIFLKNLIKQEVLNEFVIKYIQQLPKEYIQFTYLLKNIPMEEIKANLEEQEIISSLLNGFVYIYFFDEQKAFMVNCTNPIERSLEKAETESLVYGPKISFTESLTSNVKIIRQNLNDHHLCTDELTIGERVKKQVRIVYIKDITDDESLKILKEKFEKLKTDNISDSSVLAQCLEDNHYSLFPQLILTELPDRFIYSILNGRIGVFMDGSPVAIIGPANFFSFFESTEDIYLRWSLSTFIRYTRFFAMVGSLFLTAFYVATMTFHFELIPSKLLLVIGQSRSQVPFPPLLEALLLELLIELLREAGARLPSKVGQTMGIVGGIVIGQATVEAGLTSNILIIIVAFSALGAFSAPIYEMGTAVRIARFPFIILAGVYGLNGIIVGVCVLMVHLLKLTSFGRPYLAPLYPFRMKDLKYFFIRLPHHFYRRRPVVNRPKDSIRLKQKFSRTKDLDEF; encoded by the coding sequence ATGACGGTCCATCAGAATAAAAGTAACATTCTAGATTATGAAAAAATTAAGTTCAAACTCAACGAATCACCAGATTTAATGTGTCGAAAACTAGAAGTTGAGGGAGATTGTATACATATTATTTTCTTGAAGAATTTAATTAAGCAAGAGGTTCTAAATGAATTTGTCATAAAATACATTCAACAACTCCCTAAAGAGTACATACAATTCACTTATTTATTGAAAAACATACCTATGGAAGAAATAAAGGCAAATCTGGAGGAACAAGAGATTATCTCTTCCCTCTTAAATGGATTTGTTTATATTTATTTTTTTGATGAGCAGAAAGCATTTATGGTAAATTGCACCAATCCGATTGAAAGATCTTTAGAAAAAGCAGAAACGGAATCATTGGTATATGGACCTAAAATTTCTTTTACAGAATCCTTAACCTCTAACGTAAAAATTATTAGACAAAATCTGAATGATCATCATTTGTGTACTGATGAATTAACAATTGGGGAACGGGTTAAGAAGCAAGTAAGAATCGTATATATAAAAGATATAACAGATGATGAAAGTCTAAAAATACTAAAGGAAAAATTTGAAAAACTGAAGACAGATAATATAAGTGACAGTTCTGTTTTGGCTCAATGTCTAGAAGATAATCATTACTCCTTATTTCCACAATTAATTTTAACAGAGTTGCCTGATCGCTTTATCTACTCGATATTAAACGGACGAATTGGAGTATTTATGGATGGTAGTCCGGTAGCTATTATCGGTCCTGCTAATTTTTTCTCATTTTTCGAATCTACAGAAGACATCTATTTAAGATGGTCATTAAGTACGTTTATTCGTTACACGCGTTTTTTTGCTATGGTAGGGTCACTGTTCTTAACTGCATTTTATGTGGCTACCATGACGTTTCACTTTGAACTGATTCCATCTAAATTGTTATTAGTCATTGGTCAATCACGTTCTCAAGTTCCCTTTCCACCCTTATTAGAAGCACTTCTACTAGAATTATTAATTGAGTTACTTAGAGAAGCCGGGGCACGACTTCCTTCAAAAGTAGGACAAACCATGGGGATTGTTGGAGGGATTGTTATTGGTCAAGCAACCGTTGAAGCAGGCTTAACAAGCAATATTCTGATCATTATTGTTGCATTTAGTGCTTTAGGGGCATTTTCAGCTCCAATTTATGAAATGGGTACGGCAGTAAGAATCGCTAGATTTCCATTCATTATTCTGGCCGGTGTATATGGATTAAATGGGATTATTGTTGGTGTATGTGTACTAATGGTCCACTTGTTAAAATTGACTTCCTTTGGCAGACCTTATCTTGCACCGCTATACCCGTTTCGCATGAAGGATTTAAAATATTTTTTTATACGTCTACCTCACCATTTTTATAGGAGACGTCCTGTTGTCAATCGACCGAAAGATTCCATTCGCCTAAAGCAGAAATTTAGCAGAACAAAGGATTTAGATGAATTTTGA